The Polypterus senegalus isolate Bchr_013 chromosome 1, ASM1683550v1, whole genome shotgun sequence genome includes a window with the following:
- the LOC120536990 gene encoding mucin-5AC-like, with the protein MFILLLLIQNVQSQTATGQCSEAPVLCCTGLNSGCERTRCYCDEYCQVFKDCCSDYTATCTQAKSTSPSKTSPYVSLIITKSSQPSAVPSEVISSSTQLTTPPATAFGDASTSTKPASAFAKQTEIVSSSKNSIAVTSLESFFSSTKSTVPTFLPLEAKFTSTNSGLLHSTQPDSVPTNINPSLSPPGFSKSVSSPSQPISSSKHAPLLSSTSNAHSDLTSVESTPFSSSTTGSESSVFTKPATTFFTFSKILPTSTEPPQLTPTYSESVAMSDSPAWPLGTNVDSVLTSAPFSVFTSKKLDAVHLSSNTQPELLNEASSKSTDSNLVPTASHSSLVFTHTKSPNLSNSVPNSIKVAMTHSTSTDFAFITTCTSPLSLKSPHPLLTTTNKHSSVLSSEPTMSTTDPPTISTIFQSPLMTMANGLSITPQDSTLAAINTQLNMQSISQESVTMNVSLSKASLDNVLTKTDKNFQIMFTPKYALTTAIQQLLTISSSDPTVPSTNLQLQSTNSKDQRLTTKNSSVLSITLPVPKLITSNPHMTKTSPFPALLSITPPGSTLSTKIQQSPQMPTDLAFSSTSQLFQSRTSSVPIMTATSHSSPLFITQQDSVPTKLNHSPQSTTLTDVLLTITHPQPTITSEFNLLATKNPSLISVSHSESVTTKSNPYLELLTTLNSALTTTKPPIPSVDPALMSGSMDMPIISPVHNLSMTHPVSTLPTKKSQQWSVMPPDHELTNLAPQTEAPTFENPEMQSIAALTSKYSTSQYLSLNTESSPVLHLSTPNPMSATANKLIHSVPTSETGLTTTQQQQSVSSLHSNSTDLVSITSQVTALIMKSSPQSSTVPPDPILPAQNSELQSTDVPGPILTTTNSLLQSMSSPEPVWINTDLDQQTMETQNQVLASTNLALHYTTFQKPASLIQHTILNSVKSSDPVILSQLPSVDSTLTTKTSPQLSAIENTQLSVTSSLTSITLGSPEISVLATNSSPQLFVKSADISLTTTKSLLHSITDPDFPFRTKLSPQLSVTHSPNNKLTTVNTALPPVMSSGPISVKTTPLPVSITSPEYVFTAKIISQVSVTPSPDLALITTNEIPSSESSPYTMSTTENVSVLSRTSPDSSFITNMTPQPTAVSSPESLSTTLNSPMWSTTSPDSTLTTNHSQQISIIPYADFVLSTTNTPLSSESSSDTILPTIDPIMSSIPSSDIAFTSRVPTKWFITPTPSNQLTTTNRKLLSAQLSVSPSPNILSTITNTELQFTTSPYPVLTSSKPTLSSLPAQASVNMPGRVQNTADFSFFSSLPSNNDVNKTNLGESVMMNISKQRDIQVTMGTEFFTLAQQTIDDSKILTTNQSSGLAVSSFFKHKLLALEPTQRPSVIRSTLSVALYSMQESKTTDYAFSHTSIIDTNNGMVKSENTMAISKHHLLTSELSSSMSLLVTTLRKPTSILPKGEIVPEHITTHNRDRQPLPANKTTKVSSTNAVGTQKDNPSSSTPVSNVELPSDIRDVQFEPNSTSQAMQTNLSKEPVTVTTIYTNSVSIAKSHTTRAFLSTATEAQALHSSQTNGSSTPWLDLTFGNVSSRMPPSSFTKASTEKEDKGQSTEDGTPKTQTDSSETAVMSSSLGIEKTELLEPEASTNSEHSQILHLQIKMSLLPSGFLDNETIIQVVRHLKNIMEKQMKGESCSLKILNISN; encoded by the exons CAAAAAGTACATCTCCAAGCAAAACATCACCTTATGTGTCACTCATTATTACAAAATCATCACAACCGTCTGCAGTCCCTTCAGAAGTTATATCATCTAGCACACAGCTAACAACACCTCCAGCAACAGCTTTTGGAGATGCTTCTACAAGTACAAAACCAGCCTCCGCATttgcaaagcaaacagaaattgtTTCTAGCAGCAAAAATTCAATAGCAGTGACATCCTTAGAATCATTTTTTTCCAGTACAAAATCAACAGTGCCAACTTTTTTGCCTTTGGAAGCAAAGTTTACCAGTACAAATTCTGGTCTGCTACATTCAACACAGCCAGATTCTGTTCCTACAAATATAAATCCATCTTTATCACCACCAGGATTTTCAAAATCTGTGTCATCCCCTTCACAGCCCATATCATCCAGTAAACATGCACCACTACTATCTTCAACATCCAATGCACATTCAGATTTAACTTCAGTGGAATCCACCCCATTTAGCAGTTCAACAACAGGTTCAGAGTCTTCTGTCTTTACAAAACCAGctaccacattttttacattttcaaaaattctgCCAACCAGTACAGAACCACCCCAGCTAACCCCAACCTATTCTGAATCTGTGGCAATGAGTGACAGTCCAGCTTGGCCACTTGGAACAAATGTAGATTCTGTATTGACCAGTGCACCGTTCTCTGTGTTTACAAGTAAAAAACTGGATGCAGTTCACCTGTCTTCAAATACCCAACCAGAATTACTGAATGAGGCATCCTCAAAATCTACAGATTCCAATCTTGTTCCTACTGCTTCACATTCAAGTCTTGTGTTTACTCATACAAAATCACCAAATCTGTCAAATTCTGTTCCTAACAGCATAAAAGTAGCAATGACCCATTCAACATCTACAGACTTTGCATTCATTACCACATGTACATCACCACTATCTTTAAAGTCTCCACATCCCCTGTTGACCACTACTAATAAACATTCATCCGTTTTATCATCTGAGCCCACAATGTCCACCACTGATCCCCCCACAATATCCACAATCTTTCAAAGTCCATTAATGACCATGGCAAATGGTCTTTCTATTACTCCTCAAGACTCAACATTAGCCGCCATCAATACTCAACTGAACATGCAATCCATTTCTCAAGAATCAGTCACAATGAATGTATCACTGTCTAAAGCATCTCTAGATAATGTGTTGACGAAGACAGATAAAAATTTTCAGATCATGTTCACTCCAAAGTATGcattgactactgcaattcaaCAATTGCTGACCATATCATCATCAGACCCCACTGTACCCAGTACAAATTTGCAACTACAGTCTACAAATTCCAAAGACCAACGATTGACTACCAAAAATTCTTCAGTGCTGTCTATTACACTACCAGTCCCAAAACTGATCACTTCTAATCCACACATGACGAAAACATCTCCATTTCCTGCACTACTATCTATAACACCCCCAGGTTCTACACTGTCCACTAAAATTCAACAATCACCACAGATGCCCACAGACCTTGCATTTTCCTCTACCAGTCAACTATTTCAGTCTAGAACATCTTCAGTCCCTATAATGACTGCTACATCACACTCATCACCGCTATTTATAACTCAGCAAGACTCTGTACCAACCAAATTAAATCATTCGCCACAATCTACAACATTGACAGACGTTTTACTCACAATTACACATCCACAACCAACTATAACTTCTGAATTTAATCTACTGGCAACTAAGAATCCATCACTGATATCTGTATCTCATTCAGAATCTGTGACAACCAAATCAAATCCTTATTTGGAGCTTTTAACCACTCTAAACTCTGCACTGACCACTACAAAACCACCAATTCCATCTGTTGACCCTGCATTAATGTCAGGTTCAATGGATATGCCAATAATTTCTCCAGTCCACAACTTATCAATGACACATCCTGTTTCTACACTGCCCACTAAAAAATCACAACAGTGGTCAGTAATGCCTCCAGACCATGAATTAACCAATTTAGCACCACAGACTGAAGCACCAACCTTTGAAAATCCAGAAATGCAGTCCATAGCTGCATTGACCAGTAAATATTCAACATCTCAATATCTTTCTCTGAACACTGAGAGTTCACCTGTGCTACATCTATCCACCCCAAACCCTATGTCAGCAACTGCAAATAAATTGATTCACTCTGTACCAACATCAGAGACAGGTCTGACAACAACACAGCAACAGCAGTCTGTATCATCTCTGCACTCAAATTCAACAGATTTAGTATCTATTACATCACAAGTAACTGCACTGATAATGAAAAGTTCACCACAGTCATCTACAGTGCCTCCAGACCCCATTTTGCCTGCACAAAATTCAGAATTACAGTCCACAGATGTTCCAGGTCCCATATTGACAACAACAAATTCATTACTACAATCTATGTCATCACCAGAACCTGTATGGATCAATACTGATCTTGATCAACAAACCATGGAAACTCAAAACCAGGTGTTGGCCTCCACAAATCTAGCACTGCACTATACAACATTTCAAAAACCTGCATCATTGATTCAACATACAATACTGAACTCGGTAAAATCTTCAGACCCTGTAATATTAAGTCAATTGCCATCTGTAGACTCTACATTGACCACTAAAACTTCACCACAGCTTTCTGCCATTGAAAATACACAATTATCTGTAACATCGTcattaacttctattacactaggaTCACCTGAAATTTCAGTATTGGCCACAAACAGTTCTCCACAATTGTTTGTCAAATCTGCAGATATCTCACTGACTACCACAAAATCACTTCTGCACTCTATTACAGATCCAGATTTTCCTTTCAGAACTAAGCTTTCACCACAGCTTTCAGTAACTCATTCTCCAAACAATAAGCTCACCACTGTAAATACAGCATTACCTCCTGTGATGTCTTCAGGCCCCATATCGGTTAAAACGACCCCATTACCAGTTTCTATAACTTCTCCAGAATATGTCTTTACAGCCAAAATTATATCACAGGTTTCCGTAACTCCATCTCCAGACCTTGCACTGATCACTACAAATGAGATACCAAGTTCTGAATCATCTCCATACACCATGTCTACCACAGAAAATGTATCTGTGCTGTCAAGAACATCTCCAGACTCTTCTTTCATAACCAATATGACACCACAGCCTACAGCAGTTTCATCCCCAGAATCTCTGTCAACCACATTAAATTCACCAATGTGGTCAACTACATCTCCAGACTCAACTTTGACAACTAATCATTCACAGCAGATTTCTATAATTCCATATGCTGATTTTGTTTTGAGCACTACAAATACACCATTGTCATCTGAATCATCTTCAGACACTATATTGCCCACAATAGATCCTATAATGAGTTCCATACCATCTTCAGACATTGCTTTCACAAGCAGAGTTCCTACTAAGTGGTTTATAACCCCAACTCCAAGCAATCAACTAACCACTACCAATAGAAAACTGCTATCTGCTCAGCTTTCTGTAAGTCCATCTCCAAATATTTTGTCAACTATCACAAACACTGAGCTGCAGTTTACTACATCTCCATATCCTGTTTTGACATCCTCAAAGCCTACATTGTCATCTTTGCCCGCTCAAGCATCAGTCAATATGCCAGGCAGAGTGCAAAATACTGCTGACTTCAGCTTTTTCTCCTCTTTGCCTTCAAACAATGATGTCAATAAGACAAACCTAGGAGAATCAGTTATGATGAACATCTCAAAACAGAGAGACATACAAGTGACAATGGGCACAGAATTTTTTACTCTAGCTCAGCAAACTATAGATGATTCCAAAATCCTGACAACAAATCAGAGTTCAGGTCTTGCAGTCTCTTCTTTCTTTAAGCACAAACTGTTGGCCCTAGAGCCCACACAAAGACCATCTGTGATCAGATCAACTCTGTCAGTAGCATTATACTCAATGCAGGAGTCAAAAACTACAGACTATGCCTTCTCACATACCAGCATAATAGACACCAACAATGGAATGgtaaaatcagaaaacacaatggcaatTTCAAAACATCATCTTCTAACTTCTGAGCTCTCTTCTTCAATGAGTCTGCTTGTCACAACATTGAGAAAACCAACCTCTATTCTGCCAAAGGGAGAAATTGTACCAGAGCACATTACTACGCACAACAGAGATAGACAACCACTTCCAGCAAATAAAACCACAAAAGTTTCATCTACTAATGCCGTGGGTACACAAAAAGACAACCCTTCTTCCTCCACCCCAGTATCTAATGTGGAATTACCCTCTGACATCAGAGATGTACAGTTTGAACCAAACAGCACATCACAAGCAATGCAGACAAATCTAAGTAAAGAACCTGTGACAGTCACCACAATTTACACAAATTCAGTAAGCATTGCCAAGTCGCATACAACTAGAGCATTTCTTAGTACTGCAACTGAGGCACAAGCTCTCCACTCCTCACAGACCAATGGCAGCTCCACCCCTTGGCTGGATTTGACCTTTGGAAATGTATCCTCTAGAATGCCACCCTCATCCTTCACAAAGGCCTCAACAGAAAAGGAAGACAAGGGGCAAAGCACAGAGGATGGCACTCCCAAGACCCAAACAGACTCTTCAGAAACGGCAGTCATGTCAAGCAGTTTAGGAATTGAGAAAACAGAACTACTGGAACCTGAGGCCAGCACCAACTCAGAAC ATAGCCAAATACTCCATCTTCAAATTAAAATGTCTCTTCTTCCTTCTGGATTTTTGGATAATGAAACTATAATCCAAGTAGTACGGCAT CTAAAAAATATtatggaaaaacaaatgaaaggtgAAAGCTGCTCACTGAAGATTCTAAACATCTCAAACTGA